One genomic window of Candidatus Acidiferrales bacterium includes the following:
- a CDS encoding peptidylprolyl isomerase, protein MIGSPASLFALLLFVSSTAAAQGKDKPIASVGDEKISQSEFKLRYELVPQLSSDQRDVDSSKKDLLYSIIAEKLLAQEARILGFAEADYFKESINQIRDLNIRDALYKKVVAAKVQITQADIQKALNRHSQTLDVNIISAGDSTTIFRYYEKLQSGVPFDSIEKYSDVAEYDSNKGPIKITYGQMSDDFVEDTLYNLRPGSSSYPVRTEGGWFIFKLVGVQYRVPPNAKDPDYNKSILEVIRMRKSRILGLRYLDNFYKNKKAVIDSTLFWDLAKKISSILTEKKRKKDYGEEGYLYLSEGNIMEIENETGNSLLEEDLVHIEGKPIKVREYLYSLIVYPYLSKNPSLMSTAYSLAENLNRYIQYQFLTAEGMSEGLQELQDVKEDVNIWSDDYLAKMLKNTFRDSIHVSDQDVKDYYYEEKGREKVDILEILNSNADTITSLLKKINEGENFRELARNYTQRSWTRADSGEFGYFSVDSFGVIGKTAERLKIGEVYGPISTDSGYSIIKLVGRRLESKEREQVNIVEILTHSLDTVETIFRQLNEGKDFRGLAGRYTERTWTKKDSGEFGYFSVYSFGDIGRIASNLKMDQIYGPIVTDSGYSIIMLVGKKYDTTKTDQDFESHKNELKDDLIEKKFNEKFFEYIAGLAEKYKVSIDDDVLKNIKVINIPMFTYRYIGFGGRITALPYLGTWNDWVKYLNKKSGIIP, encoded by the coding sequence GTGATAGGATCACCGGCCAGTTTATTTGCTCTTCTTCTGTTCGTTAGTTCCACGGCTGCAGCACAAGGAAAAGACAAACCGATTGCTTCGGTCGGCGACGAGAAGATAAGTCAGAGCGAGTTCAAGCTGAGATATGAGCTTGTTCCGCAGTTATCGTCTGACCAGCGGGACGTGGATTCATCAAAGAAAGATCTGCTTTATTCGATTATTGCTGAAAAACTTTTGGCGCAGGAAGCAAGGATACTTGGATTTGCGGAGGCGGATTATTTCAAAGAGTCGATAAACCAAATCAGGGATCTGAACATAAGAGATGCTCTTTACAAGAAAGTTGTCGCAGCTAAGGTGCAAATTACGCAGGCTGATATTCAAAAAGCCTTGAATCGGCATTCGCAGACGTTGGACGTCAACATAATTTCTGCCGGAGATTCCACGACAATTTTCCGTTATTACGAGAAGCTTCAGAGCGGAGTTCCATTTGACTCAATCGAGAAATATTCGGATGTGGCCGAATATGATTCTAATAAGGGACCGATAAAAATAACTTACGGCCAGATGAGCGACGACTTCGTTGAAGATACCCTGTACAATCTCAGGCCGGGTAGCTCTTCGTATCCGGTCAGGACCGAAGGCGGCTGGTTCATCTTCAAGCTTGTCGGAGTGCAGTACAGAGTGCCGCCAAACGCAAAAGATCCGGACTACAACAAGTCCATCCTCGAAGTGATACGAATGAGAAAATCCAGGATACTGGGACTGAGGTATTTGGACAACTTTTATAAAAACAAAAAGGCTGTTATCGACAGCACGCTTTTCTGGGATTTGGCCAAAAAGATTTCTTCGATTCTAACCGAAAAGAAACGCAAGAAGGACTACGGCGAAGAAGGCTACCTTTACCTCAGTGAGGGAAACATTATGGAGATAGAGAACGAGACGGGTAATTCATTGCTCGAAGAGGACCTTGTCCACATTGAGGGCAAACCTATTAAGGTGAGAGAATATTTGTATAGCCTCATTGTCTATCCATACTTGAGCAAGAATCCTTCGCTGATGTCTACCGCTTACAGCCTTGCGGAGAACCTCAACAGGTATATCCAATACCAATTCCTGACGGCCGAAGGTATGAGCGAAGGTCTTCAAGAGTTGCAGGATGTCAAGGAGGACGTCAACATTTGGTCTGACGACTATCTTGCGAAGATGCTGAAGAATACGTTTAGAGATTCGATTCACGTTTCGGACCAGGATGTGAAGGATTATTATTACGAAGAGAAGGGACGTGAAAAAGTCGATATATTGGAAATTCTTAACAGCAATGCGGACACCATAACTTCTCTACTGAAGAAGATAAATGAGGGTGAAAATTTCCGTGAGCTTGCGAGGAATTACACTCAGAGGTCATGGACGAGGGCCGACAGCGGAGAGTTCGGTTATTTCTCCGTCGATTCGTTCGGAGTAATTGGGAAGACGGCAGAGCGATTGAAGATCGGCGAAGTCTACGGACCTATCAGTACGGACAGCGGCTATTCGATAATCAAACTGGTCGGGAGAAGGCTGGAAAGCAAGGAGCGTGAACAGGTCAACATCGTCGAGATATTGACGCACAGTCTCGACACGGTTGAAACCATATTCAGACAACTCAACGAGGGGAAAGATTTTCGGGGATTGGCCGGGAGATATACAGAGAGGACGTGGACGAAGAAAGATAGCGGAGAATTTGGGTACTTCTCGGTTTACTCTTTCGGTGACATCGGCAGAATTGCCTCGAACTTGAAGATGGATCAAATATACGGGCCTATTGTCACCGACAGCGGTTACTCTATCATAATGCTGGTTGGAAAAAAGTACGACACAACGAAGACAGACCAAGATTTCGAATCACATAAGAATGAGCTGAAAGATGATCTGATTGAAAAGAAATTCAACGAGAAGTTCTTTGAATATATAGCGGGACTCGCAGAAAAGTACAAAGTATCGATAGACGACGATGTGCTCAAGAATATCAAAGTGATTAATATACCGATGTTCACTTATCGGTACATAGGTTTCGGAGGGAGAATAACTGCGCTGCCTTATCTGGGCACTTGGAACGATTGGGTGAAATATCTGAACAAGAAGTCCGGTATTATCCCATGA
- a CDS encoding WG repeat-containing protein: MKKSLSKIWLPALLLTAVAFAQTNLIPYREGNVWGFCDKKKRVVIQPQFQYVDRFLNGYARVKLDDKFGIVNAKGTLVVRPRFPNVYDIFDGIAAVEKNSLWGFVNVSDTEVVKPVYDEVYSFSEDLAAVRKGDDWGFVDLNGKIVIPLGYQKVFSFKYGLAGVFRGNKAGFIDRTGRESIKIVYDEIPLRYGDMFSDSLSAVSLNGFWGFVDLTGNLVIPRVFNFVYAFSEGYAGFKEGHKCGFIDKTGRVVVSPQYEHVYAFHDGLACVMNGGLAGYINSSGKKIVETKYTNANSFSEKRARAGSGGKFGFIDTTGRLVVPLVYDGADDFHEGLAAVMKGDRWGYIDKNGKVVIPFKYDSATMFENGIALVRCRGQFGYVGKGGEEYWRDAGGEK; this comes from the coding sequence ATGAAGAAGAGTCTTTCGAAGATATGGCTACCGGCCCTGTTATTAACGGCGGTTGCTTTTGCGCAGACAAATCTCATCCCCTACCGGGAAGGAAATGTTTGGGGGTTCTGCGATAAGAAGAAGAGAGTGGTCATTCAACCACAGTTTCAGTACGTGGATAGGTTTTTAAATGGATATGCGAGAGTGAAACTGGACGACAAGTTCGGCATCGTTAACGCAAAGGGGACTCTGGTTGTCAGGCCCAGATTCCCAAATGTTTACGATATTTTCGACGGCATTGCTGCGGTGGAGAAAAATAGTCTCTGGGGATTCGTAAACGTGTCGGACACCGAAGTTGTCAAACCGGTTTATGATGAAGTTTATTCGTTTAGCGAAGATTTAGCCGCAGTAAGAAAAGGAGATGATTGGGGTTTCGTCGACCTCAACGGGAAGATCGTTATTCCTTTAGGATACCAGAAGGTTTTCAGCTTTAAATATGGATTGGCCGGAGTATTCAGAGGGAACAAAGCGGGCTTTATTGATAGGACCGGAAGAGAATCAATCAAAATTGTCTATGATGAAATTCCGTTGAGGTATGGTGATATGTTCTCCGACAGTTTGTCGGCGGTGAGTCTCAATGGGTTCTGGGGATTTGTTGACCTCACGGGGAATCTCGTGATACCCCGTGTTTTCAACTTCGTATACGCTTTTAGCGAGGGATATGCCGGATTTAAAGAGGGACACAAATGCGGCTTCATCGACAAGACCGGGCGCGTTGTGGTAAGTCCGCAGTACGAGCACGTCTATGCATTCCACGATGGTCTTGCCTGCGTGATGAATGGGGGTTTGGCAGGATATATAAATTCCTCCGGCAAAAAAATCGTAGAGACGAAATATACCAACGCTAATTCGTTCAGTGAAAAAAGAGCGCGCGCCGGTTCAGGTGGAAAGTTTGGCTTCATCGATACGACGGGGAGACTCGTCGTTCCATTGGTTTATGACGGCGCGGATGATTTCCACGAAGGGCTCGCAGCGGTCATGAAAGGCGATAGGTGGGGGTACATCGATAAGAATGGTAAAGTTGTGATACCTTTCAAATACGACAGTGCCACCATGTTCGAAAATGGAATTGCCCTCGTCAGATGTCGGGGGCAATTCGGTTATGTCGGAAAAGGCGGCGAGGAGTATTGGCGCGACGCGGGCGGTGAGAAATGA
- a CDS encoding T9SS type A sorting domain-containing protein produces the protein MLLRLVIINFVFTSLLFCQVPDNIQRFRDDDKGNYANRKQGTFVGNRIQSIYSNDGEIGKWEFAPSCEWPALSGHNYLDGYTFMVSSEVTAPGDTQVIHPLETAYREYYSLDPATGVPWGFEPIGGYSNPQSTSPAISSDRNSWPAQWPAALNLTPDYDGHWYGYFGKDSIKAAEETFYVLDDSPDKKFTLAPFSYFPISSDSARGGLGLREEVRGFQWNDSLRKDIVFLKYDIWNISDYDYDKAAFGIFCDPGVGGANSTEPPNSVAVDSIRGLIYAWAPSGLGTPGNWKTGYLGVGILSVPLTVDSNFKLSLATGTLADKSSHGLWPKNNDVMWKAMTGGIMDTSIVSTNISFVIGTGPFVFEKWTNEEFVSAIIMGNDLEEILDKKAIAQAIYDNDFVIPDSLFTPMVQVKSNLPTGFELYQNFPNPFNLSTTIYYRLSKNSFVTVRVFDVLGRQIKTLVNERQIAGIHTIAFDGSGLASGVYSYRLTTPEANIVKRMVLAK, from the coding sequence ATGTTACTGCGATTGGTGATTATTAATTTCGTATTTACCTCGCTTCTCTTTTGCCAGGTACCTGATAATATCCAACGGTTCAGAGATGATGATAAAGGTAACTATGCTAATAGGAAACAGGGAACATTTGTCGGGAATAGAATACAATCGATCTATTCTAACGATGGTGAAATAGGCAAGTGGGAGTTTGCGCCTTCCTGCGAATGGCCAGCTCTCAGCGGTCATAATTATCTTGACGGATATACATTCATGGTGAGTTCTGAGGTCACAGCGCCTGGCGACACTCAAGTAATCCACCCTCTTGAAACAGCTTATCGTGAATACTATAGTCTGGATCCTGCTACGGGGGTGCCATGGGGTTTTGAACCGATTGGAGGTTACTCGAATCCTCAGTCAACCAGTCCGGCTATCAGCAGTGATAGGAATTCATGGCCTGCTCAATGGCCCGCCGCTCTTAATCTCACTCCCGATTATGATGGACACTGGTACGGATATTTCGGAAAGGACTCGATTAAGGCAGCCGAAGAAACCTTTTACGTGCTGGATGATTCACCGGACAAAAAATTCACTCTTGCTCCATTTTCTTATTTCCCGATTTCATCGGATAGTGCGCGAGGCGGTCTCGGATTACGAGAGGAGGTAAGAGGATTTCAGTGGAATGATTCATTAAGAAAGGACATTGTCTTTCTTAAATATGACATATGGAATATCTCAGATTATGATTATGACAAGGCGGCGTTCGGGATATTCTGTGACCCCGGGGTAGGCGGAGCAAATTCTACCGAACCTCCGAACAGTGTTGCTGTAGATTCAATTCGGGGATTGATTTATGCCTGGGCCCCGTCAGGGTTGGGCACCCCGGGCAATTGGAAAACGGGGTACTTGGGGGTAGGCATCCTTTCCGTTCCGCTAACTGTTGACTCTAATTTTAAATTGTCTCTTGCCACGGGCACGTTGGCCGACAAAAGCTCACACGGTCTCTGGCCTAAGAATAATGATGTGATGTGGAAAGCAATGACCGGTGGAATTATGGACACTTCAATTGTGAGTACCAATATAAGTTTTGTGATCGGAACAGGTCCGTTTGTATTTGAGAAATGGACAAATGAAGAATTTGTTTCGGCAATTATCATGGGAAATGATCTTGAAGAAATCTTAGATAAGAAAGCGATCGCTCAGGCAATTTACGACAATGACTTTGTAATACCGGACAGTTTATTTACGCCCATGGTTCAAGTGAAGAGCAATTTACCCACCGGCTTTGAACTCTATCAAAATTTTCCGAATCCATTCAATCTTTCTACAACCATATATTATCGATTGTCAAAGAACAGCTTTGTCACGGTAAGAGTCTTTGATGTTCTTGGAAGACAAATAAAAACTTTGGTAAACGAACGGCAGATTGCGGGAATACATACTATTGCTTTCGATGGTTCGGGACTGGCAAGTGGTGTCTACTCTTATAGACTGACTACCCCCGAGGCAAACATAGTTAAAAGGATGGTGTTGGCAAAATGA
- a CDS encoding cellulase family glycosylhydrolase: MKYLFKFFLILFALFFFGSFGENFAQSFLTVNGQKIVDQTGQEIHFRGMGLGGWLEPEGYMFMMSSFANSPSEIHDAIQNLIGIDSTNKFYDAFHNDYVTEADIEALHEWGFNLVRLPFHYNILTPVDSPGIYIPSGFAIFDSLISWCKKHDIYVILDMHCAPGGESDQTISDYNSSVPSLWQDTSKQTRTVEIWRTIADRYKNEPAVAGYDLLNEPRWDFPNGNNQPLHDLYVRITNAIRSVDTTHILFVEGNQYATDFSGLTPPWDFKMAYSFHKYWNSNDASSIQGYLGLRTTYNVPLWLGESGENSNPWYTDCISLMNKNDIGWSWWTLRKFNTITSPLDVHITSNYQQLLNYWEGTGSKPSVSFATTALLQMAERLKFQNCVFFKDVIDAMMRQPNDYSTLPFTGDTIPGTIYADNYDLGRIGYAYNDVDYQNAGGSSTTWNQGNCYRNDGVDVQPCSDTFSNGFDVGWIDTGEWMQYTINVINAGTYDIGVRYASNQTGGQFMLKMDGNVLTPSAVDVPVTGGWQNWQTLTIPGVALTSGTHIFRIQAFSPGFNVNSFTFANITDVKSGNQGSLIFDLEQNFPNPFNPSTVIDYQIPTNAFVMLKIYDVLGRIVAPLVNGRVNAGEHKVVWDGSRFPSGVYYCRMETNGFVQTKSMLLLK, from the coding sequence ATGAAATATCTTTTTAAATTCTTTTTGATTTTGTTTGCGTTGTTTTTCTTCGGTTCGTTCGGCGAGAATTTTGCTCAAAGCTTCTTGACCGTGAATGGACAGAAAATTGTGGATCAAACCGGACAGGAGATTCATTTTAGAGGGATGGGACTCGGAGGCTGGCTGGAGCCCGAAGGCTATATGTTCATGATGTCGAGCTTTGCAAATTCCCCGTCAGAGATTCATGATGCAATCCAGAACCTTATCGGCATCGATAGCACAAATAAATTTTACGATGCTTTTCACAACGACTATGTAACTGAAGCAGATATCGAGGCGCTCCATGAATGGGGCTTCAACCTTGTGAGGCTACCGTTCCACTACAATATTCTCACTCCAGTCGATTCTCCTGGAATTTACATTCCGAGCGGCTTTGCAATCTTCGACAGCCTGATCTCATGGTGTAAGAAACATGATATCTACGTAATTCTCGATATGCATTGCGCCCCGGGTGGTGAAAGCGATCAGACAATATCGGACTACAATTCGTCCGTCCCGTCTCTTTGGCAGGACACGAGCAAGCAAACGAGAACCGTGGAGATTTGGCGGACAATTGCAGACAGATACAAGAACGAACCTGCCGTTGCCGGATATGATTTGCTCAACGAGCCGAGGTGGGATTTCCCCAACGGGAACAATCAGCCGCTCCATGATCTTTATGTGAGGATTACAAATGCAATTCGTTCCGTCGATACGACTCACATCCTCTTCGTGGAAGGAAATCAATATGCCACGGACTTCAGTGGACTGACCCCTCCGTGGGACTTTAAGATGGCCTATAGCTTTCATAAGTATTGGAACTCCAATGATGCAAGCTCGATTCAAGGATACCTGGGTCTGAGGACAACGTATAATGTGCCGCTGTGGCTCGGCGAATCGGGTGAGAATTCGAATCCATGGTACACCGACTGTATCTCGCTGATGAATAAGAACGACATCGGATGGTCATGGTGGACTTTAAGGAAATTCAACACTATCACAAGCCCGTTGGATGTTCACATCACAAGCAACTATCAGCAGCTCTTGAATTACTGGGAAGGCACAGGGTCGAAACCTTCTGTATCGTTTGCGACAACTGCTTTACTTCAAATGGCGGAAAGGTTGAAGTTTCAGAACTGTGTTTTCTTCAAAGATGTAATTGACGCGATGATGCGGCAACCGAATGACTATTCCACTCTGCCGTTTACAGGTGACACAATTCCTGGAACAATCTATGCCGATAATTATGATTTGGGGAGAATTGGGTACGCGTACAACGACGTCGATTACCAGAATGCCGGAGGTTCGAGTACAACATGGAATCAAGGCAACTGCTATCGTAACGACGGCGTCGATGTGCAGCCTTGCAGCGACACCTTTTCGAATGGGTTCGATGTCGGTTGGATCGACACAGGTGAATGGATGCAGTATACAATTAATGTTATTAATGCCGGCACTTACGACATTGGGGTTCGTTACGCCTCGAACCAAACCGGCGGACAGTTCATGCTGAAGATGGATGGCAATGTCCTGACGCCGTCTGCAGTAGATGTTCCCGTCACAGGCGGATGGCAGAATTGGCAGACCCTCACGATTCCTGGCGTTGCGCTCACATCAGGAACTCACATATTCAGGATTCAGGCATTTTCACCCGGCTTCAACGTAAACAGCTTCACGTTTGCGAACATTACAGATGTGAAATCCGGAAACCAGGGAAGCCTCATATTCGACCTGGAACAGAATTTCCCAAATCCATTCAATCCATCTACGGTGATCGACTATCAAATTCCGACAAACGCTTTCGTGATGCTGAAAATCTACGACGTTCTGGGAAGAATAGTTGCTCCGCTGGTTAACGGAAGGGTGAATGCGGGTGAACATAAAGTTGTTTGGGATGGGAGCCGATTTCCAAGCGGGGTTTATTACTGCCGCATGGAAACGAACGGTTTTGTTCAAACGAAAAGCATGCTTTTATTGAAATGA
- a CDS encoding family 16 glycosylhydrolase, with amino-acid sequence MKMIRNIAVLFSFFLAEALGQNYKLVWSDEFNGTTLDQTKWSFETGNNGGWGNSESEYYTDGTQNCSVQNGLLYITAQKQSYGGYDYTSVRIKTQNKFSFEFGKVEARMKLPYGKGIWPAFWLLGDNISSVGWPSCGENDIMEMIGGSGGTGATGSALSDSTVYGTLHWYQNGNASAGGKYSLGSGKFSDDFHLFGVIWTSNNIQFYVDSTIYFQVNTSPSAMSAFRSRFFIILNIAVGGVWPGYPDSTTVFPQTMQIDYVRIYQDTSDSATGLVIPPGPPKGYSLSQNFPNPFNPSTHISYQLFADSFVTLKIYDLLGREVETLIEGRQHSGDHTVTFDAGNLPGGVYLCWFEAAGYTQVKKMILMK; translated from the coding sequence ATGAAAATGATAAGAAATATAGCTGTATTGTTTTCTTTCTTTTTGGCGGAGGCATTGGGTCAGAATTATAAATTGGTTTGGTCGGATGAATTCAACGGGACTACGCTCGATCAAACTAAATGGTCGTTCGAGACTGGAAACAACGGAGGCTGGGGGAACAGCGAATCGGAGTATTACACGGATGGAACGCAGAACTGCAGCGTTCAGAACGGCCTCTTGTACATAACGGCACAGAAGCAAAGCTATGGTGGATACGATTATACGTCTGTGAGAATAAAGACCCAGAACAAGTTCTCATTCGAGTTTGGAAAGGTCGAAGCCAGGATGAAGCTTCCATACGGTAAAGGAATCTGGCCCGCATTCTGGCTGCTCGGCGACAATATCTCTTCAGTAGGATGGCCGTCTTGCGGCGAAAACGATATCATGGAAATGATAGGCGGGAGTGGGGGAACGGGAGCGACCGGCTCAGCACTCAGTGATTCGACAGTTTACGGCACATTGCATTGGTACCAGAACGGGAATGCGTCCGCTGGAGGAAAATATTCTCTCGGCTCCGGGAAATTCTCAGACGACTTTCATTTGTTCGGAGTGATATGGACTTCAAACAATATTCAATTCTATGTAGATAGTACTATATACTTCCAAGTCAACACTTCGCCTTCCGCCATGAGCGCGTTCCGTAGTAGATTTTTCATTATCCTTAACATTGCCGTAGGCGGAGTCTGGCCGGGATATCCAGACAGTACGACAGTTTTTCCTCAAACCATGCAGATAGATTATGTCAGGATTTACCAGGACACTTCGGATTCGGCGACGGGTTTAGTCATTCCTCCCGGTCCGCCAAAAGGCTATTCATTGAGTCAGAACTTTCCGAATCCGTTCAATCCCTCGACGCATATCAGCTATCAATTATTTGCCGATAGCTTCGTGACTTTGAAAATCTATGACCTGCTGGGCCGCGAGGTTGAAACTCTGATTGAGGGTCGTCAGCATTCCGGTGATCATACCGTGACTTTCGATGCCGGAAATCTTCCGGGCGGGGTTTATCTTTGCTGGTTCGAGGCGGCAGGCTACACGCAAGTGAAGAAGATGATCTTGATGAAATGA
- a CDS encoding ATP-binding protein — MSKIRMIDKLKEYHFQLKHLTVIFMTVFAFQLIVSLINKSSMRAILGNAQEWYEKDSVEKTANLTTTSFELLLESVNPDVQKISPEQRAKIIKAFDILFTQQLFQRNTEKMCILVKRNDRIYAVDDGNTLFGLMFLNSPQARTVNASYGEGIQLFDKVSDGMISDEQIKSVVTNTRTFNTFVPMILRGEYVGAVYIEDTPNLSFMTSEIISNADQTSLIYLSLISLALLSMYFISSYTVKERDEAQKLLLAEHESNIKKQVINEKELAFTRRIYRTHHKAEKIVSFIRGDLAMLSPSNIDQIKYRVSKYANFVSRIIYDMKWYDPPIQTIRSPIFCTNINEVIGFIVNHIFLRSSRKSGTFEIEFVEGKDLPPVPINEFVIWEIIEPLVQNSIEHGNRPDIRVNIKTSFHPETGMPTISIRDNGVGILPDLLEPDENGVKKLFHENVSTKEASFQSVGYGCYIAFEMAKRCGWDINAVNFPEGGCEFTITIKN; from the coding sequence ATGAGTAAGATCAGAATGATTGACAAGCTCAAAGAGTATCACTTCCAATTGAAACACCTCACCGTGATATTCATGACGGTGTTTGCCTTCCAGTTAATAGTTTCCTTGATCAACAAATCTTCAATGCGGGCGATTCTCGGAAATGCACAGGAGTGGTACGAGAAGGACTCTGTCGAAAAAACGGCAAACCTGACTACAACCTCCTTCGAGCTTCTTCTTGAGAGCGTAAATCCTGATGTGCAAAAGATCAGTCCGGAGCAGAGGGCAAAAATAATTAAGGCTTTCGATATCCTCTTTACACAACAGCTATTCCAGCGCAACACCGAGAAGATGTGCATCCTCGTAAAACGAAATGATAGGATCTACGCCGTCGATGACGGGAATACCCTATTCGGACTTATGTTTCTCAATTCCCCTCAGGCGAGAACGGTCAATGCGTCATACGGAGAAGGGATTCAACTCTTTGACAAGGTGAGCGACGGCATGATCTCCGATGAACAAATAAAGAGCGTGGTGACAAACACCCGAACGTTCAATACGTTCGTTCCTATGATCCTTCGCGGCGAGTACGTCGGAGCGGTCTACATCGAGGACACTCCGAATCTATCTTTCATGACGAGTGAAATCATTTCCAATGCAGACCAAACTTCGCTCATCTACCTCTCTTTGATTTCTCTTGCGCTTCTCTCCATGTATTTCATATCGTCTTATACCGTCAAGGAAAGAGACGAGGCACAAAAGCTTCTCCTGGCGGAGCATGAGAGCAACATAAAGAAACAGGTGATCAACGAGAAAGAGCTTGCCTTTACGAGACGCATCTATCGTACGCACCACAAGGCGGAGAAGATTGTTAGTTTCATCAGGGGAGACCTTGCCATGCTGTCTCCGTCCAATATCGATCAGATAAAATACAGGGTCAGCAAGTACGCCAACTTTGTGTCCAGAATCATATATGACATGAAATGGTACGATCCCCCAATACAGACGATCCGGAGCCCGATATTCTGCACAAACATTAACGAGGTAATCGGGTTTATCGTGAATCATATTTTCCTCAGAAGCTCCAGGAAAAGCGGGACGTTTGAAATAGAGTTTGTCGAAGGGAAAGATTTGCCGCCTGTTCCCATCAACGAGTTTGTAATCTGGGAGATAATAGAACCTCTTGTGCAGAACAGCATCGAGCATGGAAATCGTCCCGACATAAGAGTGAATATCAAAACCAGCTTTCATCCGGAGACAGGCATGCCTACAATTTCGATCCGCGATAATGGGGTAGGTATCCTGCCGGATTTGCTTGAGCCGGACGAAAATGGCGTGAAGAAATTGTTCCATGAGAATGTTTCAACAAAAGAAGCATCTTTCCAGAGTGTAGGATATGGCTGTTACATCGCTTTTGAGATGGCGAAGCGATGCGGCTGGGACATCAATGCCGTAAACTTCCCCGAAGGCGGATGTGAATTTACTATTACAATTAAAAATTAA
- a CDS encoding sigma-54 dependent transcriptional regulator, which yields MADSDLISVLLVEDEEYDVLRVKNTIKPFSDRIRITDIVSDGNDALDLIKCKSEIYDVVIMDLNLSGGLMGEKLIQEIKEAAPSLPIIVITKMTINITDYNFANKLMRAGAFWYGTKYPGDIEFIYQPTDFILSIINASEKSRIEKAWLKSNQKLVQNVQDILEDKKIIGVSEQTVELKEDIAKYAKSDVNILISGSSGTGKELVAYNIHYNSARRFENFIPINCGGLPSELVESELFGYERGAFTGADKKKPGLFEVANNGTIFLDEITELPLSAQVKLLRVIQDGELEKIGRTGKIKVDVRIIAATNRNIEEEVRAKRFREDLYYRLNVVFIHVPDLINRKDDIPVLIDHFLMHYSASMVREKPILEEEALRVLTNYSWPGNVRELKNVVQRLMFTNQLTITAAQARRALGTPTASGDSFESIFRNNPLPLAQMERMLREKYFEYVRNSSSSDTEAAMKLGLAPSNYYRMAKQLGLK from the coding sequence ATGGCTGATAGTGACTTGATCAGTGTTTTACTTGTCGAGGACGAGGAATATGATGTCTTAAGAGTAAAGAACACAATAAAACCATTCTCCGACAGAATCAGAATAACCGACATAGTCTCCGACGGCAACGATGCGCTTGATCTCATCAAGTGCAAAAGCGAGATTTACGACGTCGTGATAATGGATCTGAATCTTTCGGGCGGACTGATGGGAGAAAAACTGATTCAGGAGATAAAGGAAGCTGCACCTTCATTGCCGATCATAGTGATAACAAAAATGACGATTAATATTACGGACTATAATTTTGCAAACAAGCTTATGAGGGCCGGCGCATTTTGGTACGGGACGAAATATCCGGGGGACATAGAGTTCATATATCAGCCGACGGATTTTATACTCAGCATAATAAACGCCAGTGAAAAGTCGAGGATAGAAAAAGCCTGGCTTAAATCGAATCAGAAACTTGTTCAAAATGTTCAGGATATTCTGGAAGACAAGAAAATCATCGGGGTTTCCGAACAGACCGTGGAGTTGAAAGAAGACATAGCTAAGTACGCAAAAAGCGATGTGAACATACTGATAAGCGGTTCTTCCGGAACGGGCAAGGAGCTGGTTGCGTACAACATACATTACAACAGCGCCAGAAGATTTGAGAATTTCATTCCAATAAATTGCGGCGGACTGCCTTCGGAATTGGTTGAAAGCGAACTTTTCGGCTACGAGCGTGGAGCTTTTACCGGAGCCGATAAGAAAAAACCCGGTCTATTCGAAGTCGCAAACAATGGAACAATCTTCCTGGACGAGATCACCGAACTCCCACTCTCCGCGCAGGTGAAACTCCTGAGAGTCATACAGGACGGCGAGCTTGAAAAGATCGGGAGGACCGGGAAAATAAAAGTCGACGTGAGAATTATCGCAGCGACCAATAGAAATATTGAGGAGGAAGTGAGGGCGAAGAGATTCAGAGAAGATTTGTACTACAGGCTGAACGTTGTCTTCATTCATGTCCCCGACCTCATAAACCGCAAGGACGATATTCCTGTCTTGATCGATCATTTCTTGATGCATTACAGCGCAAGTATGGTGCGGGAGAAACCGATCTTAGAGGAGGAGGCTCTCCGTGTGCTGACAAACTATTCCTGGCCCGGCAACGTCAGGGAACTAAAGAATGTCGTGCAGCGACTCATGTTCACAAATCAGCTGACGATAACCGCCGCTCAGGCACGGCGGGCATTAGGCACTCCGACTGCCTCGGGAGACAGCTTTGAGTCGATATTCAGGAACAACCCCCTCCCGCTTGCGCAGATGGAAAGGATGCTCCGCGAAAAATATTTCGAATACGTCCGCAATAGTTCTTCATCCGACACCGAAGCCGCGATGAAACTCGGGTTGGCTCCGTCTAATTACTACAGAATGGCCAAACAATTAGGGCTGAAATGA